One genomic window of Paenisporosarcina antarctica includes the following:
- a CDS encoding DUF2254 domain-containing protein, with protein sequence MDRYWLKIKESIWFIPTLYSLFSVVLAIISSTIDHLFNQTLLLYVPPVFLTSVNLAQTILGGLSAALLTMTTFTFSTIMVVLITYSSQFSPRTMKNLVRDPMVWRVLGVFMGGFIYTTLSLLFMQESITGESVISGLIGVLYAMVCLIFFAIFIHHIAQNIQVNTLIEKLKIEGIDAVGCYETFLKREDMTTQTNDNWTLRGTANPITARSDGYLQLVDIEQLVALAQKHKGKIEMNCYIGDFVQKNSPVVTLYTKDQIFLQEDDGKLFVVGRERDTRQDPVFAIQKMVEVSLRAISPGINDPNTAIHNIHQLGRLLGSYSQLPRRDFIFMDEDKYLRVKMSIHSFEDVLYHTFHQLRHYGKSDISVLCAITDSLTMAAELAPLESKKDIWTIQLYVIEGMENSDFHSLDRVFYQKKIDKLANQVGEGSVDLPIQMINENS encoded by the coding sequence ATGGATCGTTATTGGTTAAAAATAAAAGAAAGCATTTGGTTTATACCGACATTGTATAGTTTGTTTTCAGTAGTATTGGCAATTATTTCCTCAACCATTGATCACTTATTTAATCAAACGTTATTATTGTATGTACCGCCTGTGTTTCTGACGAGCGTTAATCTAGCCCAAACAATATTAGGGGGGTTATCAGCAGCTTTACTGACAATGACGACCTTTACATTTTCCACAATTATGGTGGTGCTAATTACTTACTCTTCGCAATTCTCACCACGTACAATGAAAAATCTTGTGCGTGACCCAATGGTTTGGCGAGTGTTAGGTGTCTTTATGGGAGGCTTTATTTACACCACGTTATCGTTGTTATTTATGCAAGAATCAATTACAGGAGAGTCTGTTATCTCGGGGTTAATTGGTGTGTTGTATGCCATGGTTTGCTTGATTTTCTTTGCTATTTTTATACATCATATTGCACAAAATATCCAAGTGAATACATTAATTGAAAAGCTGAAAATTGAAGGTATTGACGCAGTTGGATGTTATGAGACTTTTTTGAAGCGTGAAGATATGACAACCCAAACGAATGATAATTGGACGCTAAGAGGGACCGCTAATCCGATAACTGCTCGAAGTGATGGCTATTTACAATTAGTTGATATTGAACAACTTGTTGCATTAGCGCAAAAACATAAAGGCAAAATCGAAATGAATTGTTATATTGGAGATTTTGTTCAAAAAAACAGCCCAGTTGTAACGCTTTACACAAAGGACCAAATCTTTCTTCAAGAAGATGATGGCAAGCTTTTTGTTGTGGGTCGTGAGCGAGATACAAGGCAAGATCCAGTTTTCGCCATTCAAAAAATGGTTGAAGTGTCTCTTCGCGCTATATCACCAGGAATAAATGATCCGAACACGGCTATACATAACATTCATCAATTAGGTAGGTTACTAGGTTCATATAGCCAACTCCCACGGAGAGACTTTATCTTTATGGATGAAGATAAATACTTGCGAGTGAAAATGAGCATACACTCATTTGAAGACGTGTTGTATCACACTTTTCACCAGCTAAGACATTATGGGAAAAGTGATATTTCTGTATTGTGCGCTATTACCGACTCACTAACAATGGCAGCTGAACTTGCACCACTAGAAAGTAAAAAAGACATTTGGACTATTCAATTGTATGTTATCGAGGGGATGGAGAATAGTGATTTCCATTCATTAGATCGCGTTTTCTATCAAAAGAAGATTGACAAGTTAGCGAATCAGGTTGGAGAAGGATCGGTCGATTTACCAATTCAGATGATAAATGAAAATAGTTAG